Proteins encoded together in one Planctomyces sp. SH-PL14 window:
- a CDS encoding GntR family transcriptional regulator: MPGRPRPSAAEVSSPIGANEIVAEIRREILSGRMPEGLRVTEAELAKRFNVGRGLVREAVQRLSQLGLLQTRPNCGAVVAPEAPKTIRRLIVPIRRTIEAHALQLIFDELTEDDFSQWEEIVAQMRPACEKADYHALAELDIAFHRFLLDRAGQPDLISIWDTLVGRIRSHFRRAQRRCTNPMDIYEEHASLVKTFREGTVEEAVRVLKEKID; the protein is encoded by the coding sequence ATGCCTGGCCGTCCGCGTCCTTCGGCTGCAGAGGTCTCCTCGCCCATCGGCGCCAATGAGATCGTCGCGGAGATTCGCCGCGAGATCCTGTCCGGCCGCATGCCGGAAGGTCTGCGGGTCACCGAGGCGGAGCTCGCCAAGCGGTTTAACGTCGGTCGCGGGCTGGTCCGCGAGGCGGTCCAGAGGTTGTCCCAGCTCGGGCTGTTGCAGACCCGTCCCAACTGCGGAGCGGTCGTGGCTCCCGAGGCTCCCAAAACCATTCGCCGCCTGATCGTCCCGATTCGAAGAACGATCGAGGCACATGCTCTCCAGCTCATTTTCGACGAGCTGACGGAAGACGACTTTTCGCAGTGGGAAGAGATCGTCGCGCAGATGCGCCCGGCCTGCGAGAAGGCGGATTATCACGCCCTCGCGGAACTCGATATTGCCTTTCACCGGTTCCTGCTCGATCGCGCGGGGCAGCCGGACCTGATTTCGATCTGGGACACGCTGGTGGGGCGGATCCGCTCCCACTTCCGCCGGGCCCAGCGGCGCTGCACGAATCCGATGGACATCTACGAGGAGCATGCCAGTCTCGTGAAAACCTTCCGTGAAGGGACCGTCGAAGAGGCGGTGCGGGTTCTGAAAGAGAAAATCGACTGA